The Leptospira mtsangambouensis sequence TGCTTTTCTTCTTGGATACGAAATTCCAGAAAATTTTCGTTCCCCATTTTTATCGGTTAGCTTCACCGAATTATGGAGCCGATGGCACTACACACTTTCTACCTGGATCAGAGACTACTTGTACATTCCGTTAGGCGGAAACCGAGTTTCGGAACTAAGGTATAATATCAATACCATCATCGTCATGTCTTTATCTGGTCTTTGGCATGGAAACACTTATACATTTTTTCTATGGGGATTTTTCCATGGAATTTTTCTCTCCATCGAAAGATTTGCATTTGGAAAACCAGATCGAAAGTCCATGACATTCACAAAGCAAGTGTTTGCCTCCATTTGGATATTTGCTATTTTTTGTATCCTTGCAACTTTCTTTCGAATTGATACATTAAAGAAAATTGTAACATTTTGGTCTGCAAGTATCAACCTTACTGGAAAAATCATTTATCGACTAGACTTTTGGGGACTCATCCTCGCAAGTTATGCGATTCAAATTCTAGAATTTAAAAATTATTTTTCTGAACGACTCAAACCATATACAAATTGGATTATTTTTATCCTTAGCTTTTTTGTATATTTGGCCCTTATCAGGATCGAATCACCAGTAGAAACATTTATATACTTTCAATTTTAATGGAAACTTATGAAATTTAATCGAATCTATTTTTTACCATTTTTTATACTACTGAGCATCATTGTCGTGGATAAACTTATTTGTATCCCTGATGTTCGAGAAAGTGGCCGGAGAAATTACAAAGCTGGTCAAAATATATTACTTGGAATGCCCGTGATTTGGGATGAAAATAAAAAAATCCAAAATAGTGGAAAAAAAGTAGCCGTTGTTACAGGAACGTCTCGTTCAGAACCTTTTCATGAATGGGCTGAAATTCCTGTCAATTCATCAACGATAAGCGAACCAGTGTATTTCGAGACACGCACTGCTGTAAAAGCTTCTGAGTTTTTATTATACTATTTATTAATCAAATCAATGACAGATGCAGGTTTTAAACCTGATGTAATGTTTTTAGAATTTTCGGATGAAATGTTAAACGAAAATAATATCTACACCTACAAAACGAAATGGGCCGAATTGATGTTACACGAAAATGAATTACTCGATATTTATGATTCGATGAATTCTGAAATGCAAAGAGATATCATTGCACGTCTTTTGTTTTTAGGTTACAATTATCACTTCAAACCAGTTGTCGCTGCGAAAAATCTACTCACAGGAAATCGCATTACAAATGATACTTATTTTATCGGAATTTCGTCTTATATGAATGTGAAAAGACCATTCACTCCAGATAAAGCGGGTTATGAGATCAATCAATTTCCACCAAAAGAATTTCAAGAAAGAATCATTGAATATGCTGAATCCCGCAAAGAGCATTTTTTGAGCCGTTTCCAAATTTCAGAAACAGAAACGAACTTTTTCAAAAAAATAGTCGAACACGCAGAAAAACACAATATCCCGATGGTCATCTGGGAACCACAAATCCACCCATATTACCAAGACATTCGACACAAAATTACGAATGGAGGGATTTTTAAACAATACATCCGCCAATTTGTGGATCCAAATTCAAAAAATATCCGCTACATTAGTTTAAATGAAGGAAATACGAATTGTAAAACGTATGTAGATTGTAGCCATGTTTCGCCCGTCTGTGTTCCAGAAATTGCAGATAAGTTATTGCAAACCGCAAAGGAGATTCCAAACTATAAGTAACCGTATGAAGGCAAATTTGGAAAAACTTAAAATTTGGAGGCGATTTTCCCTATTTAGTTTTATCCTATTATTTTCCGCCAATTTTATGTACCAACGCATCGTTGACAACGAGGTCAATTGTGGACTGATTGGTTCTCCCGAAAGCGGTTGCCCATACGCTTTTTTGGATCATGCGTTAGGTGTTAATCCGGGGCACGATTTAAACGAAGATGGGGAACATACTGACCATGTGTGTTTCTCTTGCCCATGTAACTTCATAGTCTCTTGTTCCTGGGATTTATATCTTTCTCATATACTCATCCAACTACATAAAGTATATATCCAACAACCTGAATTACAGATTCCAAACCTCGTAACAGTAAACAGTTTCTTCCGCCCTCCCAAACAAAACCTAACTTAGTAAATTCGCAA is a genomic window containing:
- a CDS encoding DUF1574 family protein, with the protein product MKFNRIYFLPFFILLSIIVVDKLICIPDVRESGRRNYKAGQNILLGMPVIWDENKKIQNSGKKVAVVTGTSRSEPFHEWAEIPVNSSTISEPVYFETRTAVKASEFLLYYLLIKSMTDAGFKPDVMFLEFSDEMLNENNIYTYKTKWAELMLHENELLDIYDSMNSEMQRDIIARLLFLGYNYHFKPVVAAKNLLTGNRITNDTYFIGISSYMNVKRPFTPDKAGYEINQFPPKEFQERIIEYAESRKEHFLSRFQISETETNFFKKIVEHAEKHNIPMVIWEPQIHPYYQDIRHKITNGGIFKQYIRQFVDPNSKNIRYISLNEGNTNCKTYVDCSHVSPVCVPEIADKLLQTAKEIPNYK